In Scheffersomyces stipitis CBS 6054 chromosome 8, complete sequence, one DNA window encodes the following:
- a CDS encoding predicted protein (go_component nucleus~go_function DNA binding) — protein MSTDAVKSEPVPVENHSNEAVGDSGDSTKNFSRTPTSWDAEDDILLMHLKDQQKLGWKEIASHFQNRTPNACQFRWRRLKSGNLKNPPKSAAALGTQIKPTPPSSLKKQIKRSDFKSDASPTGFPGAYSPIANATFTGYDNNISNALAGLNALSNTPSNTSSPLPYNIAPQTNPSTPGGIVNSPNVNGSNGASNTLNHTTYETNSPSADVGLDPGSGPGTAGGGYYADISIDPTMNLPHNQAHPSPSTSITPRNSTSQSSVNNASSGPAHNLHNNSIIQINRDDRTSVSSLRASVSSLPSKSMNIPHHQSNNSALAHLPILFGAGGSISGPSRSSSISGATGIQQTTVSSLRNGSVVGSTSGFFSRSGSVVMSHNSDKKDEEPLKVEKKSEIKKKTLVTKRKMKSTPKSRTPVLQIPWSMEEDELLINRRRKELSFAELSILLPQRTEGEIWERIDHLENLRNGHRPTANRDSRRRQSSLGIDDFYDDDDDVIGGIDVSQDEDEDEDEDDVLVDVDDSISGSARKKKRRASSAVNPLTPSESIRKRVK, from the coding sequence ATGTCAACAGATGCTGTGAAACTGGAACCAGTACCTGTGGAAAATCACAGCAATGAAGCTGTTGGCGATTCAGGTGACTCGACCAAGAACTTTCTGAGAACACCCACTTCCTGGGACGCTGAAGATGATATACTATTGATGCACTTGAAAGACCAGCAAAAGTTGGGCTGGAAAGAGATTGCTTCGCATTTTCAAAACAGAACACCCAATGCTTGTCAATTTCGTTGGAGACGGTTAAAGTCAggaaacttgaagaatccTCCTAAATCCGCCGCTGCTCTCGGAACTCAAATCAAGCCAACCCCTCCTTCAAGtctcaagaaacagatcaaACGACTGGACTTTAAACTGGATGCTTCGCCAACGGGCTTCCCTGGAGCCTATTCTCCTATAGCAAATGCTACCTTCACAGGCTacgacaacaacatctcCAATGCTTTAGCCGGCTTAAACGCATTGTCCAACACGCCTTCCAACACATCCAGCCCATTGCCATACAACATAGCTCCACAAACAAACCCCCTGACTCCGGGAGGTATCGTAAATTCTCCTAATGTCAACGGACTGAACGGCGCTTCCAACACACTCAACCACACAACATACGAAACTAATTCTCCCTCTGCCGACGTAGGACTTGATCCTGGCTCCGGTCCAGGAACAGCTGGTGGAGGATACTATGCTGATATATCCATAGACCCGACGATGAACTTGCCCCATAACCAAGCTCACCCCAGCCCTTCCACCTCCATCACCCCTAGAAATTCCACTTCCCAAAGCTCTGTAAATAATGCCTCTTCAGGACCAGCCCATAACTTGCACAATAACTCTATCATCCAAATCAACCGAGATGACAGAACTTCAGTGTCGTCCCTTAGAGCATCTGTATCGTCTTTACCATCCAAGTCGATGAATATTCCTCACCACCAACTGAACAACAGTGCTTTAGCCCATTTGCCCATTTTGTTTGGAGCAGGGGGAAGCATAAGTGGACCCTCCAGAAGTTCCAGTATCAGTGGGGCCACAGGTATACAGCAAACAACGGTTTCCAGTTTGCGAAATGGCAGTGTAGTAGGGTCCACACTGGGATTTTTTTCTCGTTCGGGATCTGTTGTGATGTCCCATAACTCAGACAAAAAGGACGAAGAACCTTTGAAGGTCGAGAAAAAGTCAGAAATTAAGAAAAAGACATTGGTGACCAAACGAAAAATGAAACTGACACCGAAGTCACGCACACCTGTATTACAAATTCCGTGGTctatggaagaagacgagcTTCTCATCAACAGACGAAGAAAGGAGTTGTCGTTTGCTGAATTGTCTATTTTGTTACCACAGAGAACAGAAGGAGAGATTTGGGAACGTATAGACCATTTGGAGAACTTACGAAACGGCCATAGACCTACGGCTAACAGAGATTCCAGGAGAAGACAATCGTCTCTTGGAATTGACGATTTCtacgatgacgacgacgatgtCATTGGAGGCATCGATGTGAGTCAAGACGAGGACgaggacgaagatgaagatgatgtccttgttgatgttgacGACTCAATTTCTGGCTCAGcgagaaagaaaaagagaagagcaAGTTCTGCTGTCAACCCATTGACTCCTAGTGAATCAATAAGGAAGAGAGTGAAGTAG
- a CDS encoding predicted protein yields YPSSSNYTDIIFNNETNAPCVGSMVEFSNFKGDISFGVVVSPSQSKFNESFNKISILTIDNEIVTVSPQQCNLHFHKVLNSEWLDSLAIIESSDCTDPSRLQVVTILNHFLNSTLEVTKSIESQMDIVHSQFALPHTLASISAVEIIESMKLPASLLAQINQSYFHEVVLLAAIHFVIAKSLKWILPPNNSMYRNSNLIYGSYSNCLVPSTTYLVNSISNTYSLTKFIDYSKDPAVLENMNGFLNNLYDDQTSHKARSYEDLNHYINIWEGSHHKHVIDVLKFFVVYPHPTLKKILKQFDLFSKLSPAPESVYKVLEEIGIYNNSRNQLSDIHLSTSMFGRNKLSALATSTITELEPLVNSDFLHGTKMSDKFPHLRESNLFYQDQVIYALPSLKASNKKSADSFLAISLEKLNSRKYVINVHIPDIITKIAPNSNLFNSLATNSTSMCSMSRMVDGTSANELFSPKIIEEFKFKNQNLNDKSADMFQVGDIAIKKSSNSKLTSDSTCITISYTYNTYEGNPFANIPEKISVSFDSLSSVTIKNLGWQDLEDSLNGKSEVSPFRLFRSRSKKDTYNGNDRLLVTNEDSHNLNFVYSVMRTHFKIRNLAGSSQINPAVENDVEDASSLTKELNIINSNRPEEKHYEKSRFFMAELELFAANLTSNYCEYNDIPVLTVRQELMDEDGDNADTSKRQSHPDNAIVSHDNKLLPSYEANSYFQTLLARDENGFVSSSAAIIGRNFLNKSIVEVFSGDSSRNVAKGLSKGYVDIINVTNNFGSMLNQMQLLSHIQLGQTNAAMRANGNHFHSMEKFSYLKRYGYYLNGPLSPQTLEAQLNKLVNAETTKRYLTTRHKMFWTLKFLEQKLLESSSIELGSNNTEYECIVTDVGIGIDDIGCHLSKAFCQELGIELNVLTPDPVSYTVGSVVYCNKVIYLDVPGGVCVLLSEQDF; encoded by the exons TATCCTTCGTCATCCAACTATACTGATATcatattcaacaacgaGACCAATGCTCCTTGCGTTGGATCCATGGTTGAATTCTCGAATTTCAAAGGCGATATTTCGTTTGGTGTAGTAGTTCTGCCGTCTCAgtccaagttcaacgaGAGTTTCAACAAGATATCCATTTTAACTATAGACAATGAAATCGTCACAGTATCTCCTCAACAATGCAATTTGCATTTTCACAAAGTATTAAATCTGGAATGGCTAGATTCCTTGGCAATAATAGAAAGTTCAGATTGTACAGACCCCTCTAGATTGCAAGTTGTGACTATCTTAAACCATTTCTTAAACCTGACTTTGGAAGTAACTAAAAGCATTGAGAGCCAAATGGATATCGTTCATTCACAATTTGCTTTGCCACATACTCTAGCAAGTATTTCAGCAGTTGAGATCATAGAATCGATGAAACTACCAGCTTCATTACTAGCGCAAATCAACCAATCATACTTCCATGAAGTTGTGTTGCTTGCAGCTATTCATTTTGTAATAGCCAAGTCTCTCAAGTGGATATTGCCTCCAAACAATTCGATGTACCGTAATTCCAATCTTATTTACGGGTCATACTCCAACTGCTTAGTTCCATCAACCACTTACTTAGTAAATTCAATTAGCAACACATATTCTTTGACTAAATTTATAGATTATTCTAAGGACCCTGCAGTCTTGGAAAACATGAACGGTTTTCTTAATAACCTATATGACGATCAAACTTCTCATAAGGCAAGATCTTATGAAGACCTCAACCACTATATTAACATATGGGAGGGCAGCCACCATAAACATGTAATCGATGttctcaagttcttcgtgGTATATCCACATCCTACTTTAaagaaaatcttgaagCAATTCGATTTGTTCAGTAAATTACTGCCAGCTCCAGAACTGGTTTACAAGGTATTGGAAGAGATTGGCATATACAATAATTCAAGAAACCAGCTTTCAGACATTCACTTATCGACCAGTATGtttggaagaaacaaactTTCAGCCTTGGCAACATCGACTATAACTGAATTGGAACCATTAGTTAATTCAGATTTCCTTCATGGCACTAAGATGAGTGACAAATTTCCTCATCTCAGAGAGTCAAACTTGTTctatcaagatcaagtaATTTACGCTCTTCCATCTTTGAAGGCTAGTAATAAAAAATCGGCAGATTCATTCCTTGCAATCTCacttgaaaagttgaattcGAGAAAATACGTCATTAATGTTCATATTCCAGATATAATCACGAAGATTGCTCCTAATAGTAACCTTTTTAACTCCTTGGCAACGAATTCTACTAGCATGTGCTCCATGTCTCGAATGGTTGATGGAACATCAGCCAACGAATTATTCAGCCCCAAGATTATCGAGGaattcaagttcaagaaccAAAATTTAAACGACAAGTCAGCAGATATgtttcaagttggtgataTTGCCATTAAGAAACTGTCTAATTCTAAACTTACGTCAGATTCAACGTGCATAACAATTTCATACACATACAACACATATGAAGGAAATCCATTCGCAAATATTCCTGAGAAGATAAGCGTTTCTTTTGATAGTTTGTCTTCAGTTACCATCAAAAATCTTGGATGGcaagatttggaagacaGCTTAAATGGAAAATCGGAAGTTTCGCCATTCAGATTGTTTAGAAGCAGATCTAAGAAGGATACCTACAACGGCAATGATAGACTACTTGTCACTAACGAAGACTCCCATAACTTGAATTTTGTTTACAGTGTAATGAGAACACATTTTAAGATTCGGAATTTAGCAGGTTCTTCTCAGATCAACCCTGCTGTCGAAAATGACGTCGAAGATGCTAGCTCGTTAACAAAGGAGTTAAATATCATCAACTCTAACAGGCCCGAGGAGAAG CATTATGAGAAATCGCGATTCTTTATGGCCGAGTTAGAGTTATTTGCTGCGAATCTCACTTCTAACTACTGTGAGTACAATGATATCCCAGTTCTAACAGTTCGTCAAGAACTAATGGATGAAGACGGCGATAATGCGGATACTTCTAAGAGACAGAGCCATCCAGATAATGCAATTGTTTCACACGATAACAAGCTTTTACCTTCTTACGAGGCAAACTCTTATTTCCAGACATTATTAGCAAGGGACGAGAATGGGTTTGTTTCATCGTCTGCTGCAATAATAGGCAggaatttcttgaacaagagtattgttgaagtattcTCTGGTGACTCTCTGCGTAATGTAGCTAAGGGCTTATCAAAAGGATACGTGGATATTATAAATGTCACTAATAACTTCGGCAGTATGTTGAACCAGATGCAATTACTCAGCCACATACAGTTGGGTCAGACAAATGCAGCTATGAGGGCCAACGGAAATCACTTTCATTCGATGGAAAAATTTAGTTATCTCAAGAGATACGGATACTATCTAAATGGACCTCTTAGTCCTCAGACTCTTGAAGCACAATTAAATAAACTTGTGAATGCAGAGACTACAAAACGATATTTGACCACTCGACACAAGATGTTCTGGACATTgaagtttcttgaacaaaaaCTACTTGAAAGCTCCTCTATTGAGCTTGGCTCGAATAACACTGAATACGAGTGCATAGTCACAGATGTGGGAATTGGTATAGATGATATTGGATGTCATCTAAGTAAAGCATTCTGCCAGGAACTTGGTATCGAATTGAACGTGCTTACACCAGACCCTGTATCATATACAGTTGGGTCTGTTGTCTATTGTAACAAGGTTATATACTTGGACGTTCCCGGTGGAGTTTGTGTTTTGCTACTGGAGCAGGATTTCTGA
- a CDS encoding predicted protein, whose protein sequence is MTAEGLEKKIEVISINDSVPQETGPVVPHERQVVDAIIAIWKEDPTTESLGIPKLHAIVKNKYPNWSVSEKRVKTLLKKFGLTPNTNTEQFTYASDITSEDTPHIQLPAKIQIVMTSKRGKGLYAKHKIAKGELIWEETPLFFIPPLANINLVKTGKACSHCGKLLQTTTGSSMLKGLDCNVCPEVWCSQQCKKLDSAIHGLLKHNVYNPNKRLTSSKIIDSESFLELQEYCLKESWNALYAIALIYANILLDKTGVKEKQFRAMARVSQDIRYKALNSSAGAFDTLSGGALFVQEQQETLWREGFEKFIRVFPTSTSKLTYKEFLFMMGTYNINNLDSCIFLTQSHLNHNCDPNTNVDTSPVRTEGLKVYAARDIRAGEELTTTYVNPAHTVQQRQRELRVNWGFICGCQKCKEDVKIQHRRKSSTVPAASKSEIRDMLKAAENHVGEEGIELTPPEVSGERRKSVRFDEKVIAVQE, encoded by the coding sequence ATGACAGCCGAGGgtttggaaaagaagatagagGTGATCTCTATAAACGACTCAGTTCCTCAGGAAACGGGGCCAGTGGTTCCTCATGAGAGACAAGTTGTAGATGCAATCATTGCGatctggaaagaagatccaaCCACAGAATCATTGGGAATACCGAAGTTACATGCCATTGTCAAAAACAAGTATCCAAACTGGTCTGTTTCAGAAAAAAGAGTGAAGACtttattgaaaaagttTGGTCTTACTCCCAATACGAACACGGAACAATTCACCTATGCCAGTGATATCACTTCAGAGGATACCCCACATATCCAGTTACCAGCCAAGATCCAAATCGTCATGACTTCAAAGAGAGGTAAGGGTTTATATGCCAAACATAAAATTGCCAAAGGTGAGTTGATCTGGGAAGAAACTCCTTTATTTTTCATTCCTCCTTTGgccaacatcaacttggtTAAGACAGGCAAGGCTTGTTCTCACTGTGGAAAGCTTTTACAAACTACTACTGGTAGCTCAATGTTGAAGGGATTGGATTGCAATGTTTGTCCAGAAGTTTGGTGTTCACAGCAGTGTAAGAAGCTCGATAGTGCAATTCATGGATTGCTCAAACATAATGTCTACAATCCTAATAAGAGATTGACTTCCTCCAAAATTATTGACTCGGAGTCATTTTTGGAACTTCAAGAGTACTGTTTGAAAGAACTGTGGAATGCATTATATGCCATCGCTCTCATCTATGCCAACATCTTATTGGACAAGACTGGAGTCAAGGAGAAACAGTTCCGAGCCATGGCAAGAGTTTCGCAAGATATAAGATACAAAGCATTGAACTCATCTGCGGGAGCATTCGACACTTTACTGGGCGGTGCTTTGTTTGTACAAGAACAGCAGGAGACCTTATGGAGAGAAGggtttgaaaagttcattCGAGTTTTCCCAACATCAACCTCTAAGCTCACTTACAAGGAGTTCTTGTTCATGATGGGTACctacaacatcaacaacttggactcATGCATTTTCCTCACGCAATCGCACTTGAACCACAACTGTGACCCCAACACTAATGTAGACACTTCGCCTGTCAGAACCGAGGGATTAAAGGTATACGCTGCCAGAGACATTAGAGCTGGCGAAGAATTGACCACTACATATGTCAACCCGGCTCATACCGTTCAACAGAGGCAGAGAGAGTTGAGAGTTAACTGGGGGTTTATCTGCGGATGTCAGAAGTGTAAGGAGGACGTGAAGATCCAGcacagaagaaagtctTCCACTGTTCCTGCTGCCTCCAAGAGTGAAATCAGAGACATGTTGAAGGCTGCTGAGAATCACGtaggagaagaaggcatTGAGTTGACTCCTCCAGAAGTAAGTGGCGAGAGAAGAAAGTCGGTGAGATTCGACGAAAAGGTGATTGCCGTACAAGAATAG
- the HAP5 gene encoding CCAAT- binding transcription factor component (go_function DNA binding), giving the protein FSNVGQGLTGKHRDMMMQYWQETINSIEHDDHDFKNHQLPLARIKKVMKTDEDVRMISAEAPILFAKGCDVFITELTMRAWIHAEENKRRTLQKSDIAAALTKSDMFDFLIDVVPR; this is encoded by the coding sequence TTCAGCAATGTGGGGCAGGGCTTGACAGGTAAGCACAGAGACATGATGATGCAATATTGGCAAGAGACGATTAACTCGATCGAGCACGACGACCacgacttcaagaaccACCAACTTCCACTTGCCCGTATCAAAAAGGTCATGAAGACGGATGAGGACGTACGCATGATCAGTGCCGAAGCTCCCATTCTCTTTGCTAAAGGCTGTGATGTTTTCATCACTGAGCTTACAATGAGAGCTTGGATCCACGCCGAAGAAAATAAGAGAAGAACATTGCAGAAATCCGATATCGCTGCTGCTCTCACCAAAAGTGACAtgtttgatttcttgatcGATGTAGTGCCTCGT
- a CDS encoding carboxypeptidase Y inhibitor encodes MPLITISQSLDEAYTKHKVVPEVVDAFETQGLLTIEYNGEDSVALGNTLKVARTQNKPIIQFTLNSPNQEGIVESISDEDKFILVMTDPDAPSNTDHKWSEYLHWLITDLKLTNVKKSDSDSEPEISHILDYSKGVELFSYMGPGPPPKTGLHRYVTLLYKQDPNVSKLEAPLDRPNWGTGIPSSGVRDWIKKVAPGSKLLGVNFFYAQDEDN; translated from the coding sequence ATGCCTTTGATTACCATTTCCCAGTCGTTGGACGAAGCGTACACCAAACACAAAGTTGTGCCAGAAGTGGTCGACGCCTTTGAAACCCAGGGTCTCTTGACTATTGAGTACAACGGAGAAGATTCCGTAGCCTTGGGCAATACTTTGAAAGTGGCTCGCACTCAGAACAAGCCCATTATTCAATTCACATTGAACTCCCCCAACCAAGAAGGCATTGTTGAATCAATCTCGGACGAGGACAAGTTCATCTTGGTTATGACTGACCCTGATGCGCCCTCCAACACCGACCACAAATGGTCGGAATACCTCCATTGGCTCATCACCgatttgaagttgaccaaCGTCAAGAAATCAGACCTGGACTCAGAACCTGAAATCAGCCACATCTTGGACTACTCTAAGGGTGTTGAATTATTCTCATACATGGGTCCAGGACCTCCACCAAAAACTGGTCTTCATCGTTACGTCACTTTGTTGTACAAACAAGATCCAAATGTTTCCAAGTTGGAGGCTCCTCTCGATAGACCCAACTGGGGAACTGGAATTCCTAGTAGTGGAGTTCGCGATTGGATCAAGAAGGTGGCCCCAGGCCTGAAGTTGTTGGgtgtcaacttcttctatgCTCAAGACGAAGACAATTGA
- a CDS encoding predicted protein (go_component spliceosome complex~go_process mitosis) codes for MGSVFLPHLRTGWHVDQAILSEDDRLVIVRFGREEEKDCMIIDEVLFQISEKIKNFAVIYLCNIDRVPDFNTMYELDNPGEPFTIMFFYRNKHMMCDFGTGNNNKLNFMISDKQELIDIIETIYRGAKKGKGLVISPTDYSTVRKLR; via the coding sequence ATGGGTTCGGTATTCTTACCTCATTTAAGAACAGGATGGCATGTCGACCAAGCGATTTTGTCGGAAGATGATCGGTTGGTAATAGTGAGATTTGGCcgagaagaagagaaggattGTATGATAATAGACGAGGTGCTATTCCAGATTTCcgagaagatcaagaacttcgCCGTGATTTACCTCTGCAACATCGATCGGGTGCCGGACTTCAACACAATGTACGAACTAGATAATCCTGGGGAGCCGTTTACGATAATGTTCTTCTATAGAAACAAGCACATGATGTGCGATTTTGGCACAGGTAATAATaacaaattgaacttcatgaTTTCCGACAAGCAGGAATTGATAGATATCATAGAGACGATCTACAGAGGAGCAAAGAAGGGTAAGGGGTTGGTGATCTCACCCACGGACTACAGTACAGTGAGGAAGCTCCGATGA
- a CDS encoding predicted protein, giving the protein MPSQILLTVIFFALTYGAPVDPLASNLAGKVVDISGEYPIVYDFSQLDLVLGVKDPIGELEMASLAGVNKEPTVERTDSGTYQILYKTNNINDLKKPKYAHLAEDKNNAFYFVDTGSSMYYDDREGQWVEIQKKDKSAAPKLKEVPYSIPVSACIDSRYGSGGSVTNQYSISISMSNSAGIGASINFMALPLGLSLTIATKVANSLSISGSYTCNIGPKQYGQLSISPKMVEVPALTRKGYYFDKMDGFVASNSKLSELAKFKILSLYPPTHYCMVDTTPKKLQCAAARGETKFFEY; this is encoded by the coding sequence ATGCCTTCTCAGATCCTTTTGACGgtcatcttctttgctttAACTTATGGAGCTCCTGTTGACCCTCTCGCTTCTAATCTTGCTGGTAAGGTGGTAGACATATCAGGAGAATATCCCATAGTTTATGACTTTTCCCAGCTAGACTTAGTCCTAGGAGTAAAAGATCCTATTGGAGAGTTGGAAATGGCTTCCTTAGCAGGCGTAAACAAGGAACCTACAGTTGAAAGAACAGATTCTGGAACCTACCAAATATTGTATAAGACGAACAATATAAACGACCTAAAGAAACCCAAGTATGCTCATCTTGCagaagacaagaataaTGCCTTCTACTTTGTGGATACGGGATCTTCCATGTATTATGATGATCGAGAAGGTCAATGGGTCGAGattcaaaagaaagataagAGTGCTGCTCCCAAATTGAAAGAGGTACCCTATCTGATTCCCGTTTCTGCTTGCATAGATAGTCGTTATGGAAGTGGAGGCTCGGTTACTAACCAATACTCCATTTCTATTTCCATGTCCAATTCTGCTGGAATTGGTGCATCTATCAATTTCATGGCTCTTCCATTGGGTCTTTCCCTAACAATTGCAACCAAGGTGGCTAACCTGTTATCTATTAGCGGACTGTACACATGTAATATAGGACCCAAGCAGTATGGTCAACTACTGATTCTGCCCAAAATGGTGGAAGTTCCAGCCTTGACCAGAAAGGGTTATTACTTTGACAAGATGGACGGCTTCGTAGCCCTGAATCTGAAGCTCTCTGAGTTGGCTAAGTTTAAGATACTCAGTTTGTATCCTCCAACCCACTACTGTATGGTGGACACTACGCCAAAGAAACTTCAATGTGCAGCTGCTCGTGGAGAAACCAAATTCTTTGAGTATTAG
- the TRP2 gene encoding anthranilate synthase component (go_function oxo-acid-lyase activity~go_process biosynthesis), translating into MVAQIQPSFEALKAIVDSHQELETQHNMYPIYQYVNNNDLSVHQAYLKLAKLNDKGRSPSFLFESAVKGDTVDRYSFIGVNPKKVIKTGDDESKYAESFCNVDPITVLEKEMKNYNQAQLPGLPKFSGGATGYISYDCIKYFEPKTRRPLKDVLGFPEAVLMLCDLVVAFDHVFQRFQIINNVRVGEGEDLATNFAKAEKEIQDVERLLSSEFSSDLNPQQPPIKLGQTFTSNIGKEGYEAHVSNLKKHILLGDIIQAVPSQRVARPTSLHPFNIYRQLRSVNPSPYLFYVDLVDFQIIGASPELLVQADAKGRVVTHPIAGTIARGKTNEEDEANAEILRSSLKDRAEHIMLVDLARNDINRVCQPTTNKVDRLLTIERFSHVMHLVSEVSGTLREDKTRFDAFRSIFPAGTVSGAPKVRAMELIAELEKEKRGVYAGAVGHWGYDGKTMDTCIALRTMVYKDGVAYLQAGGGIVFDSDEYDEYIETMNKMKANNNTIVVAEEYWAEKVGIQK; encoded by the exons ATGGTG GCGCAAATCCAGCCTTCGTTCGAGGCTTTAAAGGCCATCGTAGACTCTCATCAGGAGTTGGAGACACAGCACAATATGTATCCCATCTACCAGTATGTAaacaacaacgacttgtcTGTTCACCAGGCttacttgaagttggccaagttgaacgacAAGGGTCGCTCACCTTCTTTCCTCTTTGAGTCGGCTGTTAAGGGTGACACTGTAGACAGATATAGTTTCATCGGAGTCAACCCCAAGAAGGTCATCAAGACAGGAGACGATGAATCCAAGTATGCTGAATCATTTTGCAATGTTGACCCTATCACAGTGTTGGagaaggaaatgaaaaactACAACCAGGCACAATTGCCCGGTTTACCTAAATTCAGTGGTGGTGCTACTGGGTACATCTCGTATGATTGTATCAAGTACTTTGAACCTAAGACCAGAAGACCATTGAAAGACGTATTGGGTTTTCCTGAAGCAGTTCTCATGCTTTGTGACTTAGTCGTGGCCTTTGACCACGTTTTCCAAAGATTCCAGatcatcaacaatgtcaGAGTAGGCGAAGGTGAAGATCTTGCTACCAACTTCGCCAAAGCCGAAAAGGAAATACAAGACGTAGAAAGGTTGTTGTCATCAGAGTTTTCAAGCGACCTCAATCCACAACAGCCTCCCATCAAGCTTGGCCAGACATTCACGTCGAATATCGGGAAGGAAGGCTACGAAGCCCATGTGTCtaatttgaagaagcacaTCTTGTTGGGAGACATTATCCAGGCCGTGCCCTCGCAGAGAGTCGCCAGACCTACATCCTTGCATCCGTTCAACATATACCGTCAGTTGAGATCAGTTAATCCATCTCCATACTTGTTCTACGTTGATTTGGTGGATTTCCAGATCATTGGAGcttctccagaattgtTAGTACAAGCTGATGCTAAGGGAAGAGTCGTTACACACCCCATTGCCGGGACTATTGCCAGAGGTAAaaccaacgaagaagatgaagctaATGCTGAAATCTTGAGATCGAGTTTGAAGGATAGAGCCGAACACATCATGTTGGTGGACTTGGCCCGTAACGACATTAATAGAGTTTGCCAGCCTACCACCAACAAAGTGGACCGTTTGCTCACCATCGAGAGATTCTCACATGTGATGCATTTGGTATCTGAAGTCAGCGGAACTTTGAGAGAAGACAAGACCCGTTTTGATGCGTTCAGATCCATCTTCCCAGCTGGTACTGTTAGTGGCGCTCCTAAGGTGAGAGCTATGGAGCTCATTGCcgagttggaaaaggaaaaaagAGGTGTATACGCTGGTGCTGTAGGCCACTGGGGCTACGACGGTAAGACCATGGACACCTGTATTGCCTTGAGAACCATGGTGTACAAAGACGGCGTGGCGTACTTGCAAGCCGGTGGAGGTATTGTATTCGACAGTGACGAATATGATGAGTATATCGAAACAATGAACAAGATGAaggccaacaacaacaccatCGTGGTGGCTGAAGAGTACTGGGCTGAAAAGGTCGGTATCCAAAAATAG